One region of Grus americana isolate bGruAme1 chromosome 20, bGruAme1.mat, whole genome shotgun sequence genomic DNA includes:
- the NDOR1 gene encoding NADPH-dependent diflavin oxidoreductase 1 isoform X7, producing MKMFWRFLFRKNLPPSSLCQLDYAVLGLGDSSYPKFNFVAKKLHKRVLQLGGNPLLPVALGDDQHDLGPDAVVDPWLLALWDKILALYPLPPGLEIIGPDTRLPPKYTLHYLAEDSLHPDGGLLQPTASRAIPSELHPFAARMVSNQRVTAECHFQDVRLIEFDVTGSGMTFSAGDVVMIQPQNCPDDVQQFCQLLRLDPDRRFLLKPTEPSTSLPALLPQPCTIRHLVTHYLDISCVPRRSFFELLSYFSTNELEREKLQEFSSAQGQEELYSYCNRPRRTTLEALWDFPHTTCAIPPEYLLDLIPRIRPRAFSIASSMLAHPDRIQILMAVVRYKTRLSKPRRGLCSTWLASLNPEQGDVRVPLWVKKGGMKFPADPDTPVIMIGPGTGVAPFRAAIQERVAQGHGGNCLFFGCRQKSKDFYCQAEWEELVTKGFLTLFTAFSRDQEEKVYVQHRIRENQRLVWELLSSRNAHIYLAGNAKQMPAAVAEALQMVLQLEGGLSPSEAEEHLTALERSQRFQSETWS from the exons ATGAAG ATGTTCTGGCGGTTTCTGTTCCGGAAGAACCTGCCACCCAGTTCCCTCTGCCAGCTGGACTACGCTGTGCTGGGCCTTGGTGACTCCTCCTATCCCAA GTTTAATTTTGTTGCGAAGAAGCTGCACAAACGGGTGCTACAGCTTGGGGGCAACCCTCTGCTGCCGGTGGCACTGGGAGATGATCAGCATGACTTGGG GCCAGATGCGGTGGTCGATCCATGGCTCCTGGCCTTATGGGACAAGATCCTCGCCTTGTATCCTCTCCCTCCTGGCCTTGAGATCATCGGTCCAGATACACG CCTGCCCCCAAAATACACCCTGCACTACCTGGCTGAGGACTCCCTGCACCCCGATGGTGGCCTGCTCCAGCCGACAGCATCCAGGGCCATTCCCTCCGAGCTGCACCCCTTCGCTGCCCGGATGGTGTCCAATCAGCGGGTCACGGCAGAATGCCATTTCCAGGATGTCCGGCTCATTGAGTTTGATGTCACGGGCTCAGGGATGAC GTTCAGCGCGGGAGATGTGGTGATGATCCAGCCCCAGAACTGCCCCGATGATGTGCAGCAGTTCTGCCAGCTTCTGCGCCTGGATCCAGACAGACGCTTTCTGCTGAAGCCCACGGAGCCCA GCACATCCCTCCCAGCCCTcttgccacagccctgcacTATCCGGCACCTGGTCACCCACTACCTGGACATCTCCTGCGTGCCGCGGCGCTCCTTCTTCGAGCTCTTGTCCTACTTCTCTACAAACGAGCTGGAGCGGGAGAAGCTGCAGGAGTTCAGCTCTGCACAGGGCCAGGAAGAGCTGTACAGCTACTGCAACAGGCCCCGCAGGACCACCCTCGAG GCCCTCTGGGATTTCCCTCACACCACGTGTGCCATTCCACCTGAATACCTGCTGGACCTCATCCCTCGCATCAGACCCCGTGCCTTCTCCATCGCCTCCTCCATGCTG GCTCACCCTGACCGGATCCAGATCCTCATGGCAGTAGTGCGGTACAAGACACGACTCAGCAAACCCCGCCGTGGTCTCTGCTCTACCTGGTTGGCTTCTCTCAACCCAGAGCAAG GTGATGTCCGGGTGCCTCTGTGGgtgaagaaaggaggaatgaaGTTCCCAGCCGACCCTGACACCCCCGTGATCATGATCggccctggcacaggggtgGCACCTTTCCGAGCAGCGATACAGGAGCGGGTGGCACAAGGACATGGAG GGAACTGCTTGTTCTTTGGCTGCCGCCAGAAATCCAAGGACTTCTACTGCCAGGCGGAGTGGGAAGAGCTGGTGACGAAGGGGTTCCTCACACTCTTCACGGCCTTCTCCAGGGACCAG GAGGAGAAGGTTTACGTTCAGCACCGCATCCGGGAGAACCAAAGGCTGGTGTgggagctgctgagcagcaggaatGCTCACATCTACCTGGCTGG GAATGCCAAGCAGATGCCAGCGGCGGTGGCTGAAGCCTTGCAGATGGTGTTGCAGCTGGAAGGTGGCCTGTCGCCCTCTGAAGCAGAGGAGCATTTAACAGCCCTGGAACGGTCCCAGCGCTTCCAGTCTGAAACCTGGTCGTAA